A DNA window from Solanum lycopersicum chromosome 3, SLM_r2.1 contains the following coding sequences:
- the LOC101264500 gene encoding extra-large guanine nucleotide-binding protein 3-like isoform X2 has translation MTEPYADSDSDAWQDLLRRMLPAGAPLPDDEQLDYSIAVEYKGPPLDFPVPVVDPLSSKTTLPKPPKYRKVPSVHSKFALRMTKNSSGSGSGSSSSASRLRNNSSSEFESKIQTDQSLSDLNNSGNVLTSDIDENVENDYEHDDDQYNAVARNEYNSPPSDYVDGKSLPVEEKDGKSDTLGAKVRVRVCSRCGKKSRLREREFCIVCGARYCRNCLLKAMGSMPEGRKCVGCIGETIDEANREKLGKCSRLLAKVCSPLEVKQIMKAESECLANQIQPEQVWVNGRPLREEELVELLGCAMPPQNLRPGKYWYDKDSGLWGKEGEKPDRIISSKLNVGGKLQIDASKGNTKVFINGREITKVEFRVLKLAKVQCQRGTHFWVYEDGSYEEEGQNNIRGNIWGKASTRFICSLFSLPVPPANIHGPKEDATAFSGGSIPEYLEHGRVQKLLLFGLEGSGTSTIFKQVKFMSKSKFTVDEVQNIKLTIQRNIYRYLSVLLEGREHFEEEALMDKGASDLERENLSPGTDRSRRCIYSINQRVKHFSDWLLEIIAMGDLDAFFPAATREYAPVVDEIWRDPAIQETYRRRGELHFLPDTANYFLDQALEISSNEYEPSEKDILYAEGVTPSNGLASLEFSFDDHSPMSEIYGEDLEGQPSWTKYQLIRISSKGVHDSGKWLEMFEDVKVVVFCVALSDYDLEWTRGDGTSENKMLASRDVFESLVRHSSFEDASFVLLLNKYDSFEDKINQVPLTVCDWFHDFRPFRHRQNNQALANQAYYYVAVMFKQLYASITGKKLFVWPTRALERTSVDETFRYIREVLMWEEEKKRMYCTADDDSYSSTETDFTS, from the exons ATGACTGAGCCATACGCTGACTCCGATTCCGACGCCTGGCAAGATCTTCTGCGGAGAATGTTGCCGGCAGGAGCTCCGTTGCCAGACGATGAACAACTAGACTACTCCATCGCCGTTGAGTATAAAGGTCCTCCCTTAGATTTTCCTGTTCCTGTAGTTGATCCACTCTCTTCCAAAACTACCCTCCCAAAACCTCCCAAATACCGTAAGGTACCGTCTGTTCATTCCAAGTTTGCTCTGCGCATGACAAAAAACAGTAGTGGAAGCGGAAGTGGAAGTTCGAGTTCGGCTTCAAGGCTACGCAACAATTCCAGCTCGGAATTCGAAAGTAAAATCCAGACGGATCAGTCTCTTTCGGACTTGAACAATAGTGGTAATGTTCTGACTTCTGATATTGATGaaaatgttgagaatgattATGAACATGATGATGATCAATATAATGCTGTTGCTAGAAATGAGTATAATTCACCACCGTCTGATTATGTTGATGGTAAATCATTGCCAGTAGAGGAGAAAGATGGGAAAAGTGATACTCTAGGGGCTAAGGTTAGGGTTCGGGTCTGTAGTAGGTGTGGGAAGAAGAGTAGGTTAAGGGAGAGAGAGTTTTGCATTGTGTGTGGGGCTAGGTACTGTAGGAACTGTTTGCTAAAGGCTATGGGTTCAATGCCAGAGGGTAGGAAATGTGTGGGATGCATAGGAGAGACTATAGATGAGGCTAACAGAGAGAAATTGGGTAAGTGTTCGCGTTTGCTGGCGAAAGTCTGCAGTCCATTGGAAGTCAAGCAGATAATGAAGGCTGAGAGTGAGTGCTTGGCGAACCAAATTCAACCTGAGCAGGTTTGGGTCAATGGAAGGCCATTGCGCGAGGAAGAATTGGTAGAGTTGCTCGGCTGTGCAATGCCACCACAGAATTTGAGACCTGGAAAGTATTGGTATGACAAGGATTCAGGGCTTTGGGGAAAG GAGGGAGAGAAGCCAGATAGGATAATAAGTTCAAAACTGAATGTGGGTGGTAAGCTTCAGATTGATGCTAGTAAAGGAAACACAAAAGTGTTCATCAATGGCAGGGAGATCACAAAGGTTGAGTTCAGGGTTCTGAAG TTAGCCAAGGTTCAGTGTCAACGAGGTACTCACTTTTGGGTATACGAGGATGGATCCTACGAAGAAGAAGGTCAAAATAACATTAGAGGAAACATATGGGGAAAG GCATCTACTCGTTTCATTTGTTCATTGTTTTCATTGCCTGTTCCACCTGCAAATATTCACGGGCCAAAAGAAGATGCAACTGCCTTTTCAGGTGGGTCTATACCTGAGTATTTGGAGCATGGTAGAGTACAGAAACTTTTGTTGTTTGGGTTGGAAGGATCCGGGACAAGCACCATTTTTAAGCAG GTGAAGTTTATGTCTAAAAGCAAATTCACAGTTGATGAGGTACAGAACATCAAGCTTACCATTCAAAGAAACATCTATAGATACCTTAGTGTCTTGCTCGAGGGGCGAGAGCACTTTGAGGAGGAGGCGTTGATGGATAAGGGAGCTTCTGATTTGGAGAGAGAAAATCTTTCACCAG GAACTGATCGGAGCAGGCGCTGCATCTACTCAATCAATCAAAGAGTAAAACATTTTTCTGATTGGTTACTGGAAATCATCGCTATGGGAGATTTGGATGCTTTCTTTCCTGCTGCTACACGTGAATATGCACCAGTTGTAGATGAGATCTGGAGAGACCCTGCCATTCAGGAAACATACAGGAGAAGGGGTGAACTGCATTTTCTTCCTGATACTGCTAACTATTTCCTGGATCAG GCCCTCGAGATATCTAGTAATGAGTATGAACCTTCAGAAAAAGACATTTTATATGCTGAAGGGGTGACTCCTAGCAATGGACTTGCTTCTCTTGAATTCTCATTTGATGATCACAGCCCCATGTCTGAGATCTACGGCGAGGACTTAGAAGGCCAGCCTTCTTGGACCAA GTATCAATTGATCCGTATCAGCTCCAAGGGAGTCCATGATAGTGGCAAATGGCTTGAAATGTTTGAAGATGTCAAAGTTGTAGTCTTTTGTGTGGCTTTGAGCGACTATGACCTGGAGTGGACCCGAGGTGATGGCACCTCAGAAAATAAAATGTTGGCAAGCAGAGATGTATTTGAGAGTTTAGTTAGACATAGTAGTTTCGAGGATGCTTCCTTCGTGCTTCTCCTAAATAAATATGATAGCTTTGAGGATAAAATCAACCAAGTTCCTTTGACAGTGTGTGATTGGTTTCATGACTTCAGACCTTTCAGACATCGACAAAATAATCAAGCCCTGGCAAATCAAGCATATTATTATGTTGCTGTTATGTTCAAACAGCTCTATGCTTCAATCACAGGCAAAAAACTTTTTGTCTGGCCGACCAGGGCACTTGAACGTACATCTGTCGATGAAACATTTAGGTATATACGGGAAGTTCTAATGTGGGAGGAAGAGAAGAAAAGGATGTATTGCACGGCCGATGATGATTCTTACTCCAGTACAGAAACCGATTTTACTTCATGA
- the LOC101248465 gene encoding uncharacterized protein, with the protein MKLRYAMVCSSNQNRSMESHCLLKREGFDVASYGTGQHVKLPGPSIREPNVYDFGTPYKQMFDDLRRKDVELYKRNGILPMLKRNLGVKLAPQRWQDNAADGPFDVVITFEEKVFDLVLEDLHNRNQVLLKPVLVINLEVKDNHEEAAIGGRLALILCQELDATENWEDAIDDIINNFEKQHRRKLLYSISFY; encoded by the exons ATGAAGCTCCGGTATGCAATGGTGTGCTCGTCGAATCAGAATCGGAGCATGGAGTCACATTGTCTACTGAAAAGGGAGGGATTTGATGTGGCCTCATATGGCACTGGGCAACATGTAAAGCTTCCTGGTCCTTCTATTAGGGAACCAAATGTTTACGACTTCGGCACTCCTTATAAGCAGATGTTCGATGACCTCCGCCGCAAAGACGTCGAACT gTACAAACGAAATGGAATACTGCCTATGCTGAAAAGGAACTTGGGTGTAAAGCTTGCACCTCAACGTTGGCAGGATAATGCTGCTGATGGTCCCTTCGATGTTGTAATTACATTTGAAGAAAAAGTCTTTGATTTGGTGCTTGAAG ATCTTCATAACAGAAACCAAGTTCTCTTGAAGCCGGTTCTTGTTATCAATTTAGAAGTAAAAGATAACCATGAGGAGGCAGCAATTGGAGGCCGTCTTGCTTTGATATTGTGTCAGGAA CTTGATGCGACTGAAAATTGGGAGGATGCAATTGATGATATCATCAATAATTTTGAGAAACAGCACAGACGGAAGCTCCTGTACAGTATCTCCTTCTACTGA
- the LOC101264500 gene encoding extra-large guanine nucleotide-binding protein 3-like isoform X1, which produces MTEPYADSDSDAWQDLLRRMLPAGAPLPDDEQLDYSIAVEYKGPPLDFPVPVVDPLSSKTTLPKPPKYRKVPSVHSKFALRMTKNSSGSGSGSSSSASRLRNNSSSEFESKIQTDQSLSDLNNSGNVLTSDIDENVENDYEHDDDQYNAVARNEYNSPPSDYVDGKSLPVEEKDGKSDTLGAKVRVRVCSRCGKKSRLREREFCIVCGARYCRNCLLKAMGSMPEGRKCVGCIGETIDEANREKLGKCSRLLAKVCSPLEVKQIMKAESECLANQIQPEQVWVNGRPLREEELVELLGCAMPPQNLRPGKYWYDKDSGLWGKEGEKPDRIISSKLNVGGKLQIDASKGNTKVFINGREITKVEFRVLKLAKVQCQRGTHFWVYEDGSYEEEGQNNIRGNIWGKASTRFICSLFSLPVPPANIHGPKEDATAFSGGSIPEYLEHGRVQKLLLFGLEGSGTSTIFKQVKFMSKSKFTVDEVQNIKLTIQRNIYRYLSVLLEGREHFEEEALMDKGASDLERENLSPGETGTDRSRRCIYSINQRVKHFSDWLLEIIAMGDLDAFFPAATREYAPVVDEIWRDPAIQETYRRRGELHFLPDTANYFLDQALEISSNEYEPSEKDILYAEGVTPSNGLASLEFSFDDHSPMSEIYGEDLEGQPSWTKYQLIRISSKGVHDSGKWLEMFEDVKVVVFCVALSDYDLEWTRGDGTSENKMLASRDVFESLVRHSSFEDASFVLLLNKYDSFEDKINQVPLTVCDWFHDFRPFRHRQNNQALANQAYYYVAVMFKQLYASITGKKLFVWPTRALERTSVDETFRYIREVLMWEEEKKRMYCTADDDSYSSTETDFTS; this is translated from the exons ATGACTGAGCCATACGCTGACTCCGATTCCGACGCCTGGCAAGATCTTCTGCGGAGAATGTTGCCGGCAGGAGCTCCGTTGCCAGACGATGAACAACTAGACTACTCCATCGCCGTTGAGTATAAAGGTCCTCCCTTAGATTTTCCTGTTCCTGTAGTTGATCCACTCTCTTCCAAAACTACCCTCCCAAAACCTCCCAAATACCGTAAGGTACCGTCTGTTCATTCCAAGTTTGCTCTGCGCATGACAAAAAACAGTAGTGGAAGCGGAAGTGGAAGTTCGAGTTCGGCTTCAAGGCTACGCAACAATTCCAGCTCGGAATTCGAAAGTAAAATCCAGACGGATCAGTCTCTTTCGGACTTGAACAATAGTGGTAATGTTCTGACTTCTGATATTGATGaaaatgttgagaatgattATGAACATGATGATGATCAATATAATGCTGTTGCTAGAAATGAGTATAATTCACCACCGTCTGATTATGTTGATGGTAAATCATTGCCAGTAGAGGAGAAAGATGGGAAAAGTGATACTCTAGGGGCTAAGGTTAGGGTTCGGGTCTGTAGTAGGTGTGGGAAGAAGAGTAGGTTAAGGGAGAGAGAGTTTTGCATTGTGTGTGGGGCTAGGTACTGTAGGAACTGTTTGCTAAAGGCTATGGGTTCAATGCCAGAGGGTAGGAAATGTGTGGGATGCATAGGAGAGACTATAGATGAGGCTAACAGAGAGAAATTGGGTAAGTGTTCGCGTTTGCTGGCGAAAGTCTGCAGTCCATTGGAAGTCAAGCAGATAATGAAGGCTGAGAGTGAGTGCTTGGCGAACCAAATTCAACCTGAGCAGGTTTGGGTCAATGGAAGGCCATTGCGCGAGGAAGAATTGGTAGAGTTGCTCGGCTGTGCAATGCCACCACAGAATTTGAGACCTGGAAAGTATTGGTATGACAAGGATTCAGGGCTTTGGGGAAAG GAGGGAGAGAAGCCAGATAGGATAATAAGTTCAAAACTGAATGTGGGTGGTAAGCTTCAGATTGATGCTAGTAAAGGAAACACAAAAGTGTTCATCAATGGCAGGGAGATCACAAAGGTTGAGTTCAGGGTTCTGAAG TTAGCCAAGGTTCAGTGTCAACGAGGTACTCACTTTTGGGTATACGAGGATGGATCCTACGAAGAAGAAGGTCAAAATAACATTAGAGGAAACATATGGGGAAAG GCATCTACTCGTTTCATTTGTTCATTGTTTTCATTGCCTGTTCCACCTGCAAATATTCACGGGCCAAAAGAAGATGCAACTGCCTTTTCAGGTGGGTCTATACCTGAGTATTTGGAGCATGGTAGAGTACAGAAACTTTTGTTGTTTGGGTTGGAAGGATCCGGGACAAGCACCATTTTTAAGCAG GTGAAGTTTATGTCTAAAAGCAAATTCACAGTTGATGAGGTACAGAACATCAAGCTTACCATTCAAAGAAACATCTATAGATACCTTAGTGTCTTGCTCGAGGGGCGAGAGCACTTTGAGGAGGAGGCGTTGATGGATAAGGGAGCTTCTGATTTGGAGAGAGAAAATCTTTCACCAG GTGAAACAGGAACTGATCGGAGCAGGCGCTGCATCTACTCAATCAATCAAAGAGTAAAACATTTTTCTGATTGGTTACTGGAAATCATCGCTATGGGAGATTTGGATGCTTTCTTTCCTGCTGCTACACGTGAATATGCACCAGTTGTAGATGAGATCTGGAGAGACCCTGCCATTCAGGAAACATACAGGAGAAGGGGTGAACTGCATTTTCTTCCTGATACTGCTAACTATTTCCTGGATCAG GCCCTCGAGATATCTAGTAATGAGTATGAACCTTCAGAAAAAGACATTTTATATGCTGAAGGGGTGACTCCTAGCAATGGACTTGCTTCTCTTGAATTCTCATTTGATGATCACAGCCCCATGTCTGAGATCTACGGCGAGGACTTAGAAGGCCAGCCTTCTTGGACCAA GTATCAATTGATCCGTATCAGCTCCAAGGGAGTCCATGATAGTGGCAAATGGCTTGAAATGTTTGAAGATGTCAAAGTTGTAGTCTTTTGTGTGGCTTTGAGCGACTATGACCTGGAGTGGACCCGAGGTGATGGCACCTCAGAAAATAAAATGTTGGCAAGCAGAGATGTATTTGAGAGTTTAGTTAGACATAGTAGTTTCGAGGATGCTTCCTTCGTGCTTCTCCTAAATAAATATGATAGCTTTGAGGATAAAATCAACCAAGTTCCTTTGACAGTGTGTGATTGGTTTCATGACTTCAGACCTTTCAGACATCGACAAAATAATCAAGCCCTGGCAAATCAAGCATATTATTATGTTGCTGTTATGTTCAAACAGCTCTATGCTTCAATCACAGGCAAAAAACTTTTTGTCTGGCCGACCAGGGCACTTGAACGTACATCTGTCGATGAAACATTTAGGTATATACGGGAAGTTCTAATGTGGGAGGAAGAGAAGAAAAGGATGTATTGCACGGCCGATGATGATTCTTACTCCAGTACAGAAACCGATTTTACTTCATGA
- the LOC101248757 gene encoding UV-B-induced protein At3g17800, chloroplastic has translation METATAFRSGFSICNRATKAALGGSDFVRVGSQLRMSPSGIKLYPSISHVKLSNRKVAFGSRKYTAIRASVSPSESGGSAAPIAPLQLESPIGQFLCQILTSHPHLVSAAVDQQLELLKIDRDAEQQKEEPSIAGTDIVLYRRIAEVKANERKKTLEEILYALVVQKFMDANVSLVPAISPSSSEPSGRIDTWPSQDDKLEHLHSAEANEMIQNHLSLILGSRLGDDSAVAQISKLRVGQVYAASIMYGYFLRRVDQRFQLEKSMKVLPPGVDNEDSSIQQVAGEDISGDRSDTSFRSTTQTHPELTSWSAGGVSPGGFGQGIKPSRLRNYVMSFDGETLQRYATIRSREAIGMIEKHTEALFGRPEIVITPQGTIDSSKDELIKISFGGLRRLVLEAVTFGSFLWDVESYVDSRYHFVAN, from the exons ATGGAGACGGCCACTGCTTTCCGATCTGGCTTCAGCATCTGTAACAGAGCCACCAAGGCGGCTCTTGGTGGGTCCGATTTTGTTCGAGTCGGGTCACAGCTTCGGATGTCTCCTTCTGGGATCAAG CTTTATCCCTCAATTTCTCATGTGAAGTTGAGTAACAGGAAAGTGGCTTTTGGTAGCAGGAAATATACTGCTATCAGGGCATCGGTATCACCTTCTGAGTCTGGAGGTTCAGCTGCCCCTATTGCTCCACTTCAGCTGGAATCTCCAATTGGCCAATTTCTGTGTCAGATTTTGACAAGTCACCCACATCTTGTCTCAGCTGCTGTAGATCAACAACTTGAACTGCTAAAAATTGATCGTGATGCAGAGCAACAGAAGGAAGAGCCATCTATAGCCGGTACTGACATTGTTTTGTACAG GAGAATTGCTGAGGTTAAGgcaaatgaaaggaaaaagacCTTGGAAGAGATATTATATGCCTTGGTGGTCCAGAAATTTATGGATGCCAACGTATCTTTAGTTCCTGCAATAAGTCCATCTTCATCTGAGCCTTCTGGTCGAATTGACACCTGGCCCAGCCAAGATGATAAGCTTGAGCATCTTCATTCAGCAGAAGCTAACGAGATGATTCAAAACCACCTGTCTCTCATTCTTGGAAGTCGGTTGGGTGATGATTCTGCAGTGGCACAAATAAGTAAATTAAGAGTAGGCCAAGTTTATGCTGCATCAATTATGTATGGATATTTTCTCAGGAGAGTGGACCAGAGGTTTCAGCTGGAAAAGAGCATGAAAGTCCTTCCTCCGGGTGTAGACAATGAAGATAGTAGCATCCAGCAAGTGGCAGGCGAGGATATCAGTGGTGATAGGAGTGATACCTCTTTCAGATCAACAACACAAACCCACCCAGAATTGACATCATGGTCTGCAGGTGGTGTGAGTCCTGGAGGTTTTGGCCAGGGGATAAAACCCTCAAGATTGAGAAACTATGTGATGTCATTTGATGGGGAGACCCTCCAGAGATATGCAACCATCAGATCTCGAGAGGCCATAGGCATGATTGAGAAACACACCGAAGCACTATTTGGTAGACCTGAGATTGTTATCACCCCTCAAGGCACTATTGACTCATCTAAAGATGAACTTATTAAGATCAGTTTTGGTGGGCTGAGGCGGCTTGTTTTGGAGGCTGTAACTTTTGGGTCTTTCCTCTGGGATGTTGAGAGTTATGTCGACTCAAGATACCATTTTGTTGCCAATTAA
- the LOC101249534 gene encoding uncharacterized protein, giving the protein MVCLTSQNLCKPRRFESHFVPYINAKTKLYLRLRNSEEYLSELKLKSLAFGTRRRRRGITAAMAVELVKSNEASTIILTSGASGRISALFSLQVLRSLFLLINAFVMLLLFPFRGRRRMASPATMMASSGSQEKGGIGKEEKAVERKGPVVRVPSKMVPWKSVVEQEVAARRSLAIRRVLQEDDRETLREFSLFVTARGETMFTQSWTPVSFKVRGLVFLLHGLNEHSGRYNDFAKKLNANGFKVYGMDWIGHGGSDGLHAYVPSLDDAVNDMKQFLSKILAENPGLPCFCFGHSTGAAIILKAAIDPKVESRIDGVVLTSPAVGVQPAHPIFTVLAPIFSFLFPRYQFSAANKRGAAVSRDPAALLAKYSDPLVFTGSIRVRTGYEILRITSYLQQNLCKLTVPFLVLHGSDDAVTDPEGSKKLYEEASSTDKSIKLYKGLLHDLLFELEREEIMQEIIDWLNQRLSNC; this is encoded by the exons atgGTTTGCTTGACAAGTCAAAATTTGTGCAAACCCAGACGATTTGAATCACATTTCGTACCATATATCAACGCAAagacaaaattatatttgaggTTAAGAAATTCGGAGGAATATTTATCGGAGTTGAAATTGAAATCGCTAGCGTTTGGGactagaagaagaagaagaggaattacAGCAGCAATGGCGGTCGAATTAGTGAAATCGAATGAAGCATCGACGATTATATTGACGTCAGGTGCAAGCGGAAGAATCAGTGCCTTGTTTTCATTACAGGTATTGAGGAGCTTGTTCCTTTTGATCAATGCTTTTGTAATGCTATTGTTGTTTCCATTTCGTGGACGGAGGAGGATGGCGTCACCGGCGACGATGATGGCGTCGTCTGGGTCGCAGGAGAAAGGCGGCATTGGGAAGGAAGAAAAGGCGGTGGAGAGGAAAGGTCCGGTGGTTCGAGTGCCATCGAAAATGGTGCCGTGGAAGAGCGTGGTGGAGCAGGAGGTGGCGGCGAGACGATCGCTGGCGATAAGAAGGGTACTTCAGGAAGACGATAGAGAAACGCTGAGGGAGTTTTCGCTTTTTGTTACGGCCAGAGGAGAAACTATGTTCACGCAATCCTGGACACCTGTTTCCTTCAAAGTCAG GGGATTGGTTTTCTTGTTGCACGGCCTCAATGAACACAG TGGCCGATACAATGATTTTGCCAAGAAGCTAAATGCAAATGGCTTCAAGGTTTATGGAATGGATTGGATTG GACATGGTGGAAGTGATGGACTGCATGCATATGTCCCTTCTCTTGATGATGCTGTCAATGACATG AAACAATTTCTGTCAAAGATTTTAGCTGAAAATCCTGGACTTCCGTGCTTTTGCTTTGGACATTCTACTGGTGCAGCTATAATCCTCAAG GCAGCAATTGATCCAAAGGTAGAATCTAGGATTGATGGTGTTGTATTGACTTCACCTGCCGTTGGAGTTCAACCAGCTCATCCGATTTTCACA GTACTTGCTcctattttctcatttttatttccAAGATACCAGTTCAGTGCAGCAAACAAAAGGGGTGCCGCAGTGTCTAGGGATCCAGCAGCATTACTGGCCAAGTACTCTGACCCACTAGTATTCACTGGATCCATTAGGGTACGAACAGGTTACGAGATCCTTCGGATAACTTCCTACTTGCAACAGAATCTGTGCAAGTTGACAGTACCATTCCTAGTCCTTCATGGCTCCGATGATGCAGTCACCGACCCTGAAGGCTCTAAGAAGCTCTACGAAGAGGCTTCTTCAACTGATAAAAGTATCAAGCTGTATAAAGGGCTGCTGCATGACCTGCTCTTTGAACTTGAAAGAGAAGAAATCATGCAGGAAATAATCGACTGGTTGAACCAAAGATTGTCCAATTGTTAA
- the LOC101249252 gene encoding purple acid phosphatase 17: MFLLLVILASFLIDCSRATGLEKFDHPIKVNGNLKFLVVGDWGRKGDYNQSAVALQMGKIGEELDIDFVVSTGDNFYTNGLTGEHDPNFLESFTNVYKAKSLQNQWYTVLGNHDYRGDVEAQLSPYLRKIDSRWICLRSFIINAEFAEIFMVDTTPFVKEYFVETKHTYDWRNVMPQKTYTENVLKDLENALSESRAKWKIVVGHHAIRSVGHHGDTNELVERLLPILRAYDVDLYINGHDHCLEHISDTESPIQFLTSGAGSKAWRGDVKGLNSEDVKFFYDGQGFMSVQLTPTHVEIEYYDVFGKAVHKWSRTKQLHHTVI; this comes from the exons ATGTTTCTGTTACTTGTGATTTTGGCTAGTTTTTTAATAGATTGTTCTAGAGCAACTGGGCTTGAGAAATTTGATCATCCCATTAAAGTTAATggcaatttaaaatttttggttgtTGGTGATTGGGGACGTAAAGGTGATTATAATCAATCTGCTGTTGCTCTTCAG ATGGGTAAAATTGGAGAGGAACTAGACATAGATTTTGTAGTTTCAACAGGTGACAATTTTTATACTAATGGGCTAACAGGGGAGCATGATCCAAATTTTCTGGAGTCTTTTACCAATGTTTATAAAGCAAAGAGCTTGCAAAACCAATGGTATACGG TATTGGGTAACCATGATTACAGGGGAGATGTAGAGGCTCAACTTAGTCCTTACCTTAGGAAAATTGACAGCAGATGGATTTGTTTGCGTTCTTTTATAATCAATGCAG AATTTGCTGAAATATTCATGGTGGACACAACCCCATTTGTGAAAGAGTACTTCGTGGAAACGAAACATACGTATGATTGGCGCAATGTGATGCCTCAAAAGACATATACAGAAAACGTGTTAAAA GATCTAGAGAATGCGTTAAGTGAATCAAGAGCAAAATGGAAAATAGTAGTGGGTCATCATGCCATTAGAAGTGTGGGACACCATGGTGACACTAATGAACTTGTTGAACGTCTTCTTCCTATCCTTAGG GCATACGACGTAGATCTATACATTAACGGCCATGATCATTGCCTTGAGCACATAAGTGATACCGAAAG CCCCATCCAATTTTTGACTAGTGGAGCAGGATCAAAGGCATGGAGAGGAGACGTGAAAGGGTTGAACAGTGAAGATGTGAAATTCTTCTATGATGGACAAGGTTTCATGTCTGTCCAATTGACACCAACACATGTAGAGATAGAATACTATGATGTTTTTGGCAAAGCTGTACATAAATGGAGTAGGACTAAGCAACTGCATCACACTGTTATTTAG